Genomic DNA from Fusarium oxysporum Fo47 chromosome IX, complete sequence:
TGTCATCGCCGTGCAATCACTACAATGGCTGAGGAGTCTAGTTGGGCATATAAATAGAGGCGCAAGGCATCAAGTAAATGATGGAAAGTATTCGTGAGTAGATAGGAAGTGGCCATCGTCAGGCTTTCacattctcttcttgacaaaGAGGGTCTGATCATAAACATCTCATCCAGCTTCCGGGCTCCATACGCCGGCGTTTAAAACGGTAGCGGGGCCACCTACGGAGTCTACAACAACCTGATGGATTAAAACAAAGGAACAAGCAAGCAACCAAAACGCGGGCGCAAATAAGGTATTCAAATCGCGACCAGGAACGAGATACGTACCTGTTGTATGTGCATGTCACACCGTCCTGCGCAGGTCGGCGCATGAAATTGTCGCGAGGTTTCATCACAGTCGCTACGATCTGACTATCCCCAGAATCCCCAGGACTGATCACAATAAGCCTCTCATTTGACAGACAGCTTCGTTGATGTAACCGCGGTGGCATCAGCGGCATCATCGTCTGCAGGGCAGAGATGGGTCGTTTTTCGGTTGTTTTGGCGACGCGCCCCGAGCATCGGTATACCCGGGGTGTCGGTAACGTCGGAGTCCATCCAGCATTGATTAAGCTTCATCCTTCTCTGATCATCACACATCGACCTTTGTATGAACAGGCGATATGAGTTCATTAAAAAGCACGGTTGTTTGTCGCCCAAATTCCAACGTTGTGAAACCCGTAAAAACTGGTAGCCATGCCGATTTTATTCGCGCCGTCACCGGGGCCTAGTGGTTTTCATTTCCCCTTCCCCAGGCCGAACCGCCCGAGGTTTCCCCCCTGGCATTCACCATTCACCGCCGATATTGTTCCCCCGGACACTCACCACAGTGCACACAAATTTGATGTCAGAATTGGCGGGTGGGGTGTTCGGCAGTCTCATCAGTCTCCAGACCTGGGGCTTGTCCATCGCTTTGCCCTCCAAGTCTGGAGACAGGCTCTTAAGTATCCAATTTCCCTCTCAAAGAATACTTGTTAGTGTTCAAACTGCTGAGCGGTCGATCACCATTCCGAAAGGCGAAAGAGATCTCCTTGTTTTCTCAATGTAGGACAAGCAGGCGCCTACTATGTCGCTGTCATCTCCTGCATCCATGCGTTGTAGTCAATATCGAAAGTACATGTGAAGCTCAGCCATTTGGTGTTACCGTAAAACACGAGCTGTTCTGCTGCAGCATTACACATGAACAATATCACCAAGTGGCTTCAATAGCCGCCGCCGTGCCGTCCATGGCCTATTTCTTAGCCCTCAGTCGTGGTGACCGCCAAGGCTAGAGCTTTGGAGCCTCAACATCCCATAGCTGTATCTCTATGACATTCACTCAACATTTTCCCATATGTTACTCGCTTTTGTATACAGACAGACAATGGCGACGATGTCTTATTTGTGCACTCTGCAGCCCTTTATTGGTTCCGGGCCGGCAAATAATGATCCGAGCCAGGCCCGGGGCTATCAGTACCCTCCACTCTCTTCCCCTCCTTGTGGCAGCCTGCTTCGTCGGCGCGTGAAGGAGCAATAAGAAGATCATGTTTTCCTTCAAGACAGCCCTATTTTCAATATCACACACAGGCCGCTAGATAAGTGGTCAGAATCACCTTATCCCCCATACTTGACATGTCCTGTAACACTTCCGGATAGCAATGGATGTGGCCGGACATGGTCCAGGTATTGTCGGGACTGCTACCTCCACTCCGCCCGGCGGCGCCAGCTTTCGAGTCTCCAATGCCAATATCCACAAGACAGAACGGTTTCGTTTTCAGAGCAACGTTTGAGTATTTTCTACGCTCACCCTCTCACAGAGGCATGCGGCACCCACCCTCCGTGCCCGGCCGACAATTTCACCCATTCGCAGGCGCCTCCTGCTCTGGTGATGAAAAGGAGGCGCGTCTCCGGCAGAAGCATTACGGTGGGGCCGTTTCCGAGTACAGCACAGTGGTTTTATGATGCGGCGGCACCGTACCGTAATTATCACCGTCACTGAGTTCGGATGGAATGAATTCCTACGCGCCCAGTAACGAATTCCTTTGCCTGTGTCCTGTACAGTATATATAGGGATGTATTATCTTGCTTCGTAGTAAAACCATAGGGCTCTGGACACTCAATCGCTGATGGTACCGGCTGTTGCTGCCATGGTGCTTCCACAACGAGGCCGGCAGATTAAATGCCAAAACGGTACCCACCTCCGTCTTGATCACGGAGGGGACCGGTGTCGTTTTGACAGGGGGCGGGGAAAGGGCACAACGATCCGTGGGCTAGCGCTTCTGACCGAACTTGTTCAGTGCCGCGGAATTTCGGAGATATCCTCTTCCGACCTGTATTCAAGCTTTCATCCAAGCTTTGTTCAGAGACGAGTACCAACATATTGAACAAACAGAGATTCGTCCAGCTTGTTTAGGTGACCAGctatcttgttgatgatttTGATTGATTTCTACTGCATTCCCATCATACGCTGTATCATCAAAAACAGAACACATGTTCTTCCTCTATAACATCCCATTTCATCTCGACAGAATGCACTCATTTATGCCTTAGTCTCACGAACAGGAAggatcttctccttcttgccgCCCTCCTTCTTTTCGGTCTTCTCTGCTTCCTTGGGGGTCTCCTTGATAAAAGGCAAGAACTCAGGCTCGCCAGGAATATACTTTCGCAGCACCTCGGGCACAACGAGTCCTTCCTCTGTTTGGTAGTTCTCAAGAATGCAGCATAGTGTTCGCTCAGTAGCACAGAGTGTCTATAACGATGAATTAGCGATATGATCCCAACAAGCGAGGGGATCATCCCAAGACTCACAGCGTTCAGAGCATGGACATACTCCTTCTTTCCGCCACCAACGATctgcttgcccttctttgAACCATGGCGAATCTCGAGCTCTCTGGTCTGGTAGTCTGTGCAGTTGGAGCAAGAAACAAGCTCCTTGTATTCCTTCTGGAAGGGGAACCATGCCTCCAAGTCGTacttcttggcagcagcgTTGTTCAACGCACCTGTGACGATACCCACGACCTGGTAAGGAAGTCCAAGGGACTTGTAAAATTCCTCGGAGTTGGCCATCATTTGGTCAAACTGGTCCCAGCTGTCATCGGGGCCACAGAGGACGAACTGCTCAACCTTCTCGAACTGGTGCACGCGGAACACGCCCCAGGCATCACGACCGTGGCTACCGGCCTCCTTTCGGAAACAAGTGCTGTAACCGCAGTACTTAATAGGGAGCTCAGAGGGCTGGATCCACTCCTCGGCATGAAGGGCGGAAAGGGGCTGCTCGCTGGTGGCAATCAGGTATCGATCCGACTCGGAAGGTGTAGGTCCTTCGGAAACACGGTAAAGCTCCTCGTCAAATTGAGAGAGCTGTGCAGTCTTGGCCATCTGGTCGCGGTTGAGCATGAAGGGAGGTTGGTTAGGGGTGTAGCCTGCAGCACAGATTTCGTTAACGGTGCATGATAATTTGGATTTAAGTATGCATAcccttgttgaagaggaaggctGTGGCATAGTTGACGAGTGCAAGGTTCCTGTCAATGTCAGTCGTTGTCGCCCTTAAAGCCCTTCTGACTTACAGGAACATGCCGTAGCCAGTCAAGCAGTAACCTCGGTGGCCGACCAACTTGACTCCTCGAACAGGGTCGTATCCGCCAAGTCGCAGCAGCACATCGTGGTGGGAAAGAGCAGCTtgcttggtcttgtcgaAAGTCCCAGGTTCCCAAGTTCGCtcgatggtgttgttgtcttCGTTGTCGCTGACGTGGACGGAATCGTGCACATAGTTTCCGACGAGCTTTGCCTTGACTTTGAGCTCGGCATTCTTTGCCGCGGCAAGCTCCTcctggatcttcttcttctctgtcaACTCCTCCTTCTGCTTAAGTAGCTCGGTCGCGTCCTCCTTGGCTCGTTTCTTGAGGCCAATCTCCTTTTGAACGCCGTTTATTTGTGTACCGATCTGTGTAACTCCATACTGAGCTTCCAAGATGTTAGCTGGTGCAAATAGATCATAAAATTGTAAAGATATTCAATGACTCACTCTTGCGCGCATCTTGCCAAAGGGCAATAACCTCGTCAACCAGCTCTACAGGAGCATGTCGGCGACGCTGACTCTCTCGGATCTTCTCGGGGTTTCCGCCGCGCTCCTCGATAAAATCCTCAATGTCCAACATCTTGGCGATTCGCGATGGTACAATATTCGTTCAATCTGGTTGAGCCTAGTGGTGGATTTTTTTATCGTTGTTGATAGCCCAGgaaggagggggaggggcaaTTGCTTCGATCACCTGACTTGGATGGAGGGGTCTTTTTTCGATTTGGACTTTCTTGGTAGTGGAGACTTGATCAAAGCAAGTGAATCAAGAAGCAGTGGAGAATGTTCAAGTATTGCTGTAGAAAAGAAGACCGCTATAGCAAATCTCAAGCTAGTTACCTTAGGTATTTATTGATAAAGTATACGTAAGAAGTACTCTACCACATTTGAAAATTGAGTCACGTCAAGGTCTCATCCCGTGGGCGAAGGACGCCGGGTGAGTAATTGAGCGTTGCTATAAGCATATGAGCCAATCACACATTTGATCCAAGACCTATTTCGCTGTTACAGGGTAAGCTGTATTTCTAGAGTGTTGCGATAATGACTTTAGAGTCATCATTTATAAAGATGAAATGATACCGGATTTTGGCATCAGACCGGCTTCAGTGGACTTGTCGATCCTAGAAAAAACAAAATGAGCTTGGAGTAGTAAAATGAACGGTGTGGCTTGTTGATTTTGGTCCCATCATGATTGAACAGAGGACCTGAGTCAAAAAAGCGGCGACCATTTGTTGTCTATGGTAAATCTTGAGCAACTTTAAATACAAACGCAACCCTCTCAACTACCAATTATCTCAACGCATCTTATCAAAAGTCCCCAAAAATGAGAACTAATTTGACTATGATTAGACAGGCTTGGGCTGCATTGTGCTGCAGCGCTTGTTAAGTGTTCAGCACTTCAATGGACAGCACCTTCCTCCGGTTTCTGAGTGACCATTTTGAGCCGAAATCTAAATCAATGATATGAGTCTTGGAAAgttcctcttctctttttccaTCTCAAGCTGAACCAAGATGTCGAAGCAACAAATATTGACACTTGAGTTAGGGAAGCTACTGTGAACTTGCAAGGGTCAACAGGACCCATGCATTGCCTCTGGTAGCCTCCATCATTGGATGAGGCTGAGCCTTGCTGACGGCCCCCAAACCCGCACTTTCGATTAAAGCTCATAAGCCAGCCGTGCTCAACATTGTCTGGATTCAAGGCTGTCCTGCCTGACTACAAACTTCTGTTTGGATCGCCGTAAAAATGAGACTTGGGCGTCGCCGAGAGGAAAGTCTCTCATCGTCCGACGATACCACAGTAAGATAGAGGATATGACACTACAAGCCCCGCGTATTGACCACCGCTGACTATTTGTGATTCAAGATATCGGATCAGGATGATGAGCCACATTATGAGTACATTCTCAAGGAGATGTACGTACCTTCTTTGAACGATAACTCATTTGCCGACCAGAAAGACCTTGTGGAGTGAGTTGAACTTGAAACCAATGTCTATTCTAAACTCACCATATAAAGCCTCGTCTTTGTGCATGGATTAGGGGGGAATCTCAGAACCACTTGGAAGAAAGAGGGGACAACTGAACCGTGGTTTACAAAGCCAGAGTTTCTTGGCCGCCTCGAAGATTCGGTTCGCGTCCTGTCATTTGGCTACAATGCTCACCGTTTCGGCGATGTCGCCAATACGAGAATAATCCATCACGCCAATGATTTACTCCGAAATCTGGTTCTGAAACGACTCGATCACCCAGTATGCACGGTCAGGATTTTTGATAAATTTGTCTAATGTCTTTGCAGGACCGCCCCCTAATATTCATTGCTCACAGTCTAGGTGGGTTAGTGGTCAAAAGAGTGAGTTGAGAACCAATTCCCATGTGTCTTCCAACTCACAAACCCAAGGCAATACTCCTATGCGCGACAAATGACGATTGGAAAGGTGTTAAGCAAGCCACAAagtccatcatcttcatgggAACCCCTCATATGGGATCGGAAAAGGCTGAAGACCTTGTCGTTGTGCAGAAATTGGCATCTCTGATGAAACTTCAAACAGCGGTTGCGACAAACCTCACAAAAGAACTCCGTGCTTTCTCAAACTCAGTACAAGACATCAACATGGAATTTACTATTGATGTTCATCGTTCAATCAAGCTCCTATGTTGCTATGAGTCCCATCCGCAGCGGTTACCCAATGGAACAAAAGAAATTGTAAGTAAATCTTGTGGCCAAGATTATCCCGCTAACTTCGCCAAGATAGTCCCTCAATGGTCTGCTGTCCTTCAAGGTGTCGATAACATAGATCTAAATTGTACGCACTCTGGGTTACCTAAATTCGCCTCCCCTTTACACCCACGCTTCGAACTGTTCTGGGGCGAAGTTGAGAGGCTAGTCAGACTGGCCGAATCACCTCCAACCAAACCAATAAAAAAGGCACCTACGTGgacagatgatgatgctaCACAGTACGAAACACCTTTGACCTGCCCGAAAAATGCTAATTTCCCTAGACCGTCACCTCCTCGACCACGCCAGAACGCTCCTCTCCGGCGTCGACATGAAGTAGGGAAAGCATCAAAATCCTCCAGAGAGTCGGCGATTCGCTCAAGTGTCGACAAATTATTGAAAGAAGTCACAAGCCGCATCAATGTCGACTTACCAACACAGCATGAGACTGCTGTGTCTCAAGCTCAGAATCGGACACAACCGGAGAAATTTGGTAGGCCGAGGTGTTGTTACAGGAGTATATGGTATGCTGACTTGCAAAAGACGTCAAAGACTTTAATGATTTCACCCGCCTTCTTCGCTCTGTGACACCCGAGAATAAAGGTCTTGATCGCGAGGCTCCTCACTGGCAGACATGCTCATGGATATTGGAAGATCCCGCTTTCGTCAAATGGAAGGAAAACAAGAATGGTAGTCTCCTATTCATTACAGGGAGCCCTGGATGTGGCAAGTCAAACTTGGCAAAGTACATCCAGGGTGCAATGAAAGATTCGAGCGATGAAAGGTGGGAGGAGAACCTCGTCATACCATTCTACTGTGATAGTCTGGAGAGCTCTCGACACAACCCTCCGAtattggatcttgttgtcCAATCTATGTTGAGCAAGTATACCACCATGTCACAAGCGACAAGAAAAAAGCTCGAATCAGTCTTAGAAACCCTTGGGGTCGATAGACAGAAGTCGCGGTCACCTCTCGAAACCGAGAATAGTGGACATTTCATCCAATTGATGGAAATTGTCCAATTACTGGCGACGGCTGAAGATGCTAGACCAACTTGTCTAATAATTGACGGTCTAGATCAATGCGAAGACGAATTCATCATCAGATTGCTCCGTGGCTTATACACGATCTTTCGTCGTGAGTCTTCTGCTTCAGCCCTCAAAGTTGTCGTAACATCACGCATGGCAGACTCAATCCGAGGATTTGCGCTCGCAAATAACCACATAGAAGTCACACCAGATCTGATCCTCAATGATATTCAAAAGgtagttgatgaagaagttgaccGCATCATCTTGAGTCGCCGGATAGCCACTGTTGGACGAGCTTCTGTCTCAGCCGTCATTGTCGAGAGGTCAAATGGAAGCTTTCTTTTTGCATCAGCAGTCCTCAAGGAACTGTGGCACATCAAAGACACAGGAGCTAACTCAGTCTTTACACTCGTTACAAGCTGTCCTCCAACCATGGAAGCGATATATCAACAAGACATGGACCGCATTCAGAATGAACGCAATGATTTGTTTCAGCTGATTCAGATTATATGCATAGCAAGGTCGACCTTGAGAAtagaagaagccaaggagaTCCTTCGGTTTCTAAATCCCTCGGTAACGAGGACTTACGATCTTGTCGGCGATTTGACAAGAACATGCCAGCGACTAATTAGATTTGGCGCCGAGGACACTCTCGAACTTTTGCATCAGACTCTTTACGACTTTATTCTCGACACATATGATCTCAAGCTCGTACATCAAACTCTCGCAACCGCATGCCTCAAATATGTTAGGGAGATAGATTGGGAACCATATCACGACCCATGGACAGATTATTGTCGAGATGCTCTTGCAGATCGCTATGTATTTCTGGAATACTCTTCGGCTTGGTTTAGGTATCATTTGAAGTTCTTTGGGCCAGATACCTATAAGATATCTTGGGATTTATGGGATTTCATCCGCTCCCCAGCTGGGGAAAAGTGGCGATATTACACCTTCCAGAAACGTGCTTGGGGATCCAGAAGCCCATCGCCGACACGATCATTTGCGTTATTCAGGGCTCAGACACCGAGTCCTTCGAGGTCTAGGAGCAGGTCCTCAAATGGGTCGAGGACTCGATCGCCCCCTGCAATAGAACGCCCACAGACCCCATCCTCAGCTGCTGGCAAGCAGACTGAAGATATGACCGAGGCTGGATACCTATCGGACGGCACAGATGACAGTGTGAGTAAATGTGACTCTGACGGATCTGGAGGCCGTGGGCGATTGATTACCACGAGTCAATCTTCCATTCAATCAGCAAAACCACCCTTGGTGTTACTCGCTCAGTGGGATGCGGATCTTGTAATCAAAGagatcttctccaaggcccTAGAACTTAACCCAAACCGCTTCCTTCACAAAATCTAtgatattcttcttcatatTTCCCCAAAATCAAAGCAAcaggttgaagaagaccTGGAAACACTAGTCAACAATATATGGGAAGGCACTACAGCAATACACTATGCCGCAGCCCAGCCGGGGGCAGCATTGGAGGTACTTCTCCCTTTTGCGAGGAATGTAGACCTGCCAGATAATGACGGGTCAACACCTTTAATCCTTGCCGCAGTCCGTGGCCATTGCCGGAGCGTGCGGGCTCTCCTCAAGGCCGGCGCCAAGGTAGATGCTGTTGATCCATGGAACCAAACGGCACTGTTCACCGCGGTTGATGTTGGAGCAGTGGATGTTGTTCAAACACTTCTTGAATTTGGGGCTGATCCTAATATTTCATCTGTCAACGGCCACTCACCACTCGCACTTGCTACAGGGAAGAATAGTTCCGAAATGGTTGAAATCTTACTGGAGTTCTCAGCGGACCTTGACGCTCCCGCATTCGATGGAAAACCTATACCTTTCTTAGCTAGCTGGATGGGGAGTACTGATGCCCTCGAGATCCTGGTACAACATGTTGACGTGGATCAAGTTTGGAGGAATGAGCGCTTGATTCACATGGCATGCTTCAAGGGATGGAAAGGGGTGGTTGATAAGCTTATCGAGAAGCATGCGAACCTCAATGATCCTCCCAGAGATCTGCCAAAAGCTTCACCAGTAGCTCTGGCCGTTGAGTCGGGACATAGTGATATTTTGAGGACGCTTTTGGCCGCGGGTGCTGCAGTTGAGTGCCCCGTGAAGGGGATGAGCTCTCCCCTACATATCGCAGTGGCGGCTCAGAATTTATTGGGCTGTGAGCTGCTCCTTGATGCTGGATGCCAAGTCAACGCAGAAGACAGGGATGGAAGCACGGCTCTTTCAATAGTGGCAGACCTGAACGATCTCGACATCGTCGAATGCCTTGTCTCTCACGGAGCTGATCCAAGTAAACCTGATTATGAAACACCCCTTCATATTGCGGTCGACTGGGGAAACCTTGAGATGGTCGAAATTATACTTTCGAGCCGGTTCTTTATCGACACAGACGCGAAAGGTGAAAAGGAATACACTGCTCTTGGTATTGCAGCAACAACTGGGAGATTAGACATCGTCAGTATGCTTCTTGACCATGGAGCGGATCCAAACATGCGGAATGGACAGCGTAACTCAAGCGCTCCACTACACATTGCAGCCAACAAAGGCCATCGAAGTATCGTGATAGAACTCCTGAAGCGTGGAGCAGATCCTTACCCAGAAACTACCAAAGAATCAAGTGCCTTTCATGCTGCCTGTATAGGGGGCTGGCTGGACGTGATGGAAACTTTCTTGgaggttgtcgatgatgtTGGCGAGTTGGTCAACTTCGAATGGGGCTGGGCAGGAACCCCTTTAAAAGCAGCGGCATCAGGTGGCAGACTGGATGCAGTAAAGCTACTTCTCAGTAAGGGAGCCGACCCAAAGAACCAGCTGCAATCCAAGATCAACAGGGGCCAGACTATCATCCATGCCGCCGCTGAGGGAGGTAATACCCAGGTTTTGGAAACCATCCTTGAAGCAGTCGACGATTCGTCACTTGAGATACGTGATAGAGCTCGGAGGACACCACTCTGGTACGCTTGTGTGGAAGGACATGAGGACATGGTCAAATATCTACTCGAACGAGGAGCGTCAACAGATGTCatctttgatgatggagacAACATCATACCTATCATTGTGTCTGGTGGATCTGAGAAGAATTTGAAGCTCGTATTGGAGAAGAATCCCAACCTCGACACCGACTGCATCTTACCAGATGGCGAGACACCGTTATTCAAGGCAGTTAATTCTGGTCACGATAAGGTGGTGCCAATCCTCTTGGAACGTGGTGCAGATGTGAACAGAAAATCGAAATATGGAAACGTCCCAATCTTTGGGGCGATCACCAATCGTCAGTATGATACTTTACGGATTCTTCTTAAGCATGAGTCCATCGATCTGACTCAACGGGACTCCTTCGACCGGACTGCGCTTCAGATAGCACAGCAATCGGGAACACGTTTGATGCCTGCTATAGTGTTAGGTGCTGCTCAAGACTCGGATGTAGAGAGGATACTTACCGAGAACCGAGATATGTACGGGCTTAACGCTTATGACCTGACCAGACCTGAAGCCAACAATCCTGCGCCATTCGATCGCTGTGTCGAAGGTGTACGTCGGGATGCTCAAAGCCTATTGAATGATTTCGACCTTCACGGGGTAAGATGGGAGCGCCTTGGC
This window encodes:
- a CDS encoding ankyrin repeat-containing domain protein encodes the protein MRLGRRREESLSSSDDTTISDQDDEPHYEYILKEMYVPSLNDNSFADQKDLVDLVFVHGLGGNLRTTWKKEGTTEPWFTKPEFLGRLEDSVRVLSFGYNAHRFGDVANTRIIHHANDLLRNLVLKRLDHPDRPLIFIAHSLGGLVVKRAILLCATNDDWKGVKQATKSIIFMGTPHMGSEKAEDLVVVQKLASLMKLQTAVATNLTKELRAFSNSVQDINMEFTIDVHRSIKLLCCYESHPQRLPNGTKEIIVPQWSAVLQGVDNIDLNCTHSGLPKFASPLHPRFELFWGEVERLVRLAESPPTKPIKKAPTWTDDDATQPSPPRPRQNAPLRRRHEVGKASKSSRESAIRSSVDKLLKEVTSRINVDLPTQHETAVSQAQNRTQPEKFDVKDFNDFTRLLRSVTPENKGLDREAPHWQTCSWILEDPAFVKWKENKNGSLLFITGSPGCGKSNLAKYIQGAMKDSSDERWEENLVIPFYCDSLESSRHNPPILDLVVQSMLSKYTTMSQATRKKLESVLETLGVDRQKSRSPLETENSGHFIQLMEIVQLLATAEDARPTCLIIDGLDQCEDEFIIRLLRGLYTIFRRESSASALKVVVTSRMADSIRGFALANNHIEVTPDLILNDIQKVVDEEVDRIILSRRIATVGRASVSAVIVERSNGSFLFASAVLKELWHIKDTGANSVFTLVTSCPPTMEAIYQQDMDRIQNERNDLFQLIQIICIARSTLRIEEAKEILRFLNPSVTRTYDLVGDLTRTCQRLIRFGAEDTLELLHQTLYDFILDTYDLKLVHQTLATACLKYVREIDWEPYHDPWTDYCRDALADRYVFLEYSSAWFRYHLKFFGPDTYKISWDLWDFIRSPAGEKWRYYTFQKRAWGSRSPSPTRSFALFRAQTPSPSRSRSRSSNGSRTRSPPAIERPQTPSSAAGKQTEDMTEAGYLSDGTDDSVSKCDSDGSGGRGRLITTSQSSIQSAKPPLVLLAQWDADLVIKEIFSKALELNPNRFLHKIYDILLHISPKSKQQVEEDLETLVNNIWEGTTAIHYAAAQPGAALEVLLPFARNVDLPDNDGSTPLILAAVRGHCRSVRALLKAGAKVDAVDPWNQTALFTAVDVGAVDVVQTLLEFGADPNISSVNGHSPLALATGKNSSEMVEILLEFSADLDAPAFDGKPIPFLASWMGSTDALEILVQHVDVDQVWRNERLIHMACFKGWKGVVDKLIEKHANLNDPPRDLPKASPVALAVESGHSDILRTLLAAGAAVECPVKGMSSPLHIAVAAQNLLGCELLLDAGCQVNAEDRDGSTALSIVADLNDLDIVECLVSHGADPSKPDYETPLHIAVDWGNLEMVEIILSSRFFIDTDAKGEKEYTALGIAATTGRLDIVSMLLDHGADPNMRNGQRNSSAPLHIAANKGHRSIVIELLKRGADPYPETTKESSAFHAACIGGWLDVMETFLEVVDDVGELVNFEWGWAGTPLKAAASGGRLDAVKLLLSKGADPKNQLQSKINRGQTIIHAAAEGGNTQVLETILEAVDDSSLEIRDRARRTPLWYACVEGHEDMVKYLLERGASTDVIFDDGDNIIPIIVSGGSEKNLKLVLEKNPNLDTDCILPDGETPLFKAVNSGHDKVVPILLERGADVNRKSKYGNVPIFGAITNRQYDTLRILLKHESIDLTQRDSFDRTALQIAQQSGTRLMPAIVLGAAQDSDVERILTENRDMYGLNAYDLTRPEANNPAPFDRCVEGVRRDAQSLLNDFDLHGVRWERLGKFLLQLGSYSFAQIALQRSARAIETTPLVLQHDNYCDMCLATIAGPRYVCCTCCTVDLCELCVRQDKKPGNRTWGCDYHSFLTVNLPKIQAPDVMLRTEIDFHVPTLLSPIEEVASETSQGGAESDGDKPFREPSSLQDDEKAQDGVSLSSGDTSNSYTMAIEPLTTQSSTAVTGYSVDDGELPDTATNKSSALAKEEWSDRTEDELREFLEAVLKTFTTYQTPNGISKWNFSVDGWTLRYKDDALKSSWTEGDENAKIVQPAREWMPLQPLTEAYYYLSGLSYLMADVPLYLVATGLAFHGYEDEALRRRKRLQRLHHKVIFPVTRHGEVVV